One region of Salvelinus sp. IW2-2015 linkage group LG6.1, ASM291031v2, whole genome shotgun sequence genomic DNA includes:
- the LOC111964904 gene encoding tRNA selenocysteine 1-associated protein 1: protein MSCLWMGNLEPYMDEKFISRAFATMGELVVGVRIIRNKMNWGAAGYCFVELADEATAERCLRKVNGKPLPGATPPKRFKLNRATYGRQGESRGGYSDNRYNQPYSYNNQYYQQYPDYYSNWGYDQNTGSYGGYNYNHYDYSNQGYGETEDDGLEYPMVALDVVAVNRQYMEESEELYDALIDCHWPALEPPGPTAAAPSKAQ from the exons ATGAGTTGCTTATGGATGGGTAAT TTAGAGCCTTATATGGACGAGAAGTTCATCTCTCGTGCATTCGCCACCATGGGAGAGCTTGTGGTGGGGGTGAGAATCATCCGGAACAAAATGAACTG GGGTGCGGCAGGCTATTGCTTTGTTGAGCTGGCGGACGAGGCCACTGCTGAGAGGTGTCTAAGGAAAGTCAACGGGAAGCCTCTCCCTGGAGCCACACCG CCGAAGAGGTTCAAACTAAACCGCGCCACATATGGAAGACAAGGAGAGAGCAG AGGTGGTTACTCAGACAACAGGTACAATCAGCCATACTCATACAACAACCAGTACTACCAACAGTACCCTGACTACTACTCCAACTGGGGGTATGACCAGAACACAGGCAGCTACGGAGGTTACAACTACAACCACTATGACTATAGCAACCAG GGTTATGGGGAGACTGAAGATGATGGACTGGAGT ACCCCATGGTGGCATTGGATGTGGTGGCAGTCAACAGGCAGTacatggaggagagtgaggagcTTTATGATGCCCTCATAGACTGCCACTGGCCTGCCCTGGAGCCTCCTGGTCCTACTGCTGCTGCACCATCCAAGGCACAGTAG